A genomic stretch from Aedes albopictus strain Foshan chromosome 2, AalbF5, whole genome shotgun sequence includes:
- the LOC109409748 gene encoding brachyurin, translating into MNRLAVLSVLLVALVGSTVTISVPSRSIRKIDWSLVRPIDEFAHVRQIIQSLKGDAQSAMNQRIVGGDIASAGQIPYQVAILADIEDGWGLCGGALISTNYVLTAAVCANGASEGTVILGAQNLQNENEAGQVRMDFSSSDVSIHEEYVEFIFRNNIAVIRLPQSVSVTERIRLAVLPAVTDSRTFSGMQGTVSGFGRTSDASTSFSDVLRYVSNPILTNADCSAGWYGDLVDGQKMCLAYTNARGPCIGDVGGPLTVQDAGQSLLVGLFSFGYAAGCESQWPAVFVRVTFYLNWIASHTDAVIGSN; encoded by the exons ATGAATCGATTGGCGGTGCTGAGCGTCCTTCTGGTGGCACTTGTGGGATCAACGGTGACCATCAGCGTCCCCAGCAGGTCTATTCGTAAGATCGATTGGAGCTTGGTTAGACCTATTGATGAGTTTGCCCATGTGCGGCAAATTATCCAAAGCTTGAAAGGAGATGCCCAGTCTGCCATGAATCAACGGATTGTCGGTGGCGATATTGCATCAGCAGGACAGATTCCGTATCAG GTGGCCATCTTGGCTGACATTGAAGACGGATGGGGACTTTGTGGAGGAGCCTTGATCTCGACAAATTACGTGCTAACCGCCGCGGTATGTGCCAATGGAGCCAGTGAGGGAACTGTTATTTTAGGGGCGCAGAATTTGCAAAACGAAAACGAAGCTGGCCAAGTGCGAATGGATTTCTCCAGCTCGGATGTCTCCATCCACGAAGAATacgttgagttcatcttcaggaACAATATCGCCGTGATCAGACTACCGCAATCTGTATCGGTGACGGAGAGGATCCGGCTGGCAGTGTTGCCAGCTGTTACCGATTCGCGGACGTTCTCAGGAATGCAGGGCACCGTCAGTGGATTCGGTCGTACCTCGGATGCCAGCACTTCGTTCTCCGATGTCCTGCGTTACGTGTCGAATCCAATCCTGACGAATGCCGATTGTAGTGCTGGCTGGTATGGAGATCTGGTTGACGGACAGAAAATGTGTTTGGCTTATACCAATGCACGTGGGCCTTGTATCGGAGATGTCGGAGGACCCCTGACAGTACAGGATGCCGGCCAAAGTCTGCTCGTTGGACTGTTTTCATTCGGGTACGCTGCTGGATGTGAGTCCCAGTGGCCGGCGGTTTTCGTTCGAGTCACTTTTTACCTCAACTGGATAGCTTCGCACACCGATGCCGTTATCGGATCGAACTGA
- the LOC109432055 gene encoding brachyurin-like: MKTIVLLIGVLAVASAEWIEIDWSQVRPIEEFDHYWARLPSELQFLRKAFPNRRITNGAQATPGQFPYQIALLSTFTGGTGLCGGSVLTNNFVLTAAHCVQNAFGGTAIMGAHNRNIAEATQQRIAFSAAGIHMHPGYTPTNIRNDIATVRLNSPMTFNDRVVPTRIPAAGDNRSFAGVTGTVSGFGRTSDASSATSAVVMFTSNPIMTQADCLARWGGNTNIIQDQNVCLSGEGGRSSCNGDSGGPLAVQDGGSLQVGIVSFGSAAGCSIGMPSVYVRVSHFRDWILANSDL, from the coding sequence ATGAAGACCATTGTGCTGTTGATCGGTGTCCTGGCCGTTGCCAGTGCGGAATGGATCGAAATCGATTGGTCCCAGGTGCGCCCGATTGAGGAATTCGACCACTACTGGGCTCGTTTGCCGTCGGAGTTGCAGTTCCTGCGCAAGGCGTTCCCGAACCGTAGAATCACCAACGGAGCCCAGGCCACTCCCGGACAGTTCCCGTACCAGATTGCTCTGCTCAGCACCTTCACCGGAGGTACCGGTCTGTGCGGTGGATCCGTCCTGACCAACAACTTTGTCCTGACTGCTGCTCACTGTGTCCAGAATGCCTTCGGCGGTACCGCCATCATGGGAGCCCACAACCGTAATATTGCTGAAGCAACCCAACAGCGCATTGCCTTCTCGGCGGCTGGAATCCACATGCACCCTGGATACACCCCAACCAACATCCGTAACGATATTGCTACCGTTCGTCTGAACAGCCCAATGACCTTCAACGACCGTGTTGTCCCGACTCGCATTCCTGCTGCTGGAGATAACCGCTCATTCGCTGGAGTTACTGGTACCGTCTCTGGTTTCGGACGCACCTCGGATGCCAGCTCGGCCACTTCTGCCGTCGTCATGTTCACCAGCAACCCAATCATGACCCAGGCTGATTGCTTGGCTCGCTGGGGAGGAAACACCAACATCATCCAGGACCAGAACGTCTGTTTGTCCGGAGAAGGCGGTCGCTCGTCGTGCAACGGTGACTCTGGTGGCCCACTGGCCGTCCAGGATGGAGGCAGCCTGCAGGTCGGTATTGTGTCGTTCGGCTCCGCTGCCGGATGTTCGATCGGTATGCCATCAGTGTACGTCCGTGTGTCGCACTTCAGAGACTGGATTCTGGCTAACTCGGATCTGTAA